From a region of the Cognatiyoonia koreensis genome:
- a CDS encoding aldolase, which produces MSTEATLREHICLLAKSMFDRGLTGGSTGNISARTPDGGLLVSPTGTSFGRLDPGRLSKFDATGTLIDGDPPTKEMPLHSAFYDTRATAGAVVHLHSCHSVALSMMPDANADDFLPRLTPYAIMKLGKVKLLPFFLPGDTAMGEAVRGLAGKRSAVMLANHGPVVAGRDVEAACNAIEELEDTARLAMMTRGMDPRGLTEQDVQRVVTTFDVEWD; this is translated from the coding sequence ATGAGCACGGAAGCCACCCTGCGTGAGCACATCTGCCTTCTCGCAAAATCGATGTTCGACCGTGGGCTGACGGGCGGCAGCACAGGTAATATTTCTGCACGCACGCCGGATGGTGGCTTGCTGGTGTCGCCGACCGGGACAAGCTTCGGACGGCTTGATCCCGGGCGGCTAAGTAAGTTCGACGCCACGGGAACACTGATCGACGGCGATCCGCCGACAAAGGAAATGCCGTTGCATAGTGCGTTCTATGACACGCGCGCGACAGCGGGTGCGGTCGTGCATCTGCATTCCTGTCATTCGGTGGCCCTGTCCATGATGCCAGATGCAAACGCGGATGATTTCCTGCCGCGCCTCACACCTTATGCAATCATGAAGCTGGGCAAGGTCAAACTGCTGCCCTTCTTCTTGCCCGGTGACACAGCGATGGGCGAGGCGGTGCGCGGTTTGGCGGGTAAACGCTCTGCGGTCATGCTGGCCAATCACGGTCCGGTCGTGGCTGGCAGGGACGTTGAAGCCGCGTGCAATGCGATCGAAGAACTCGAAGATACGGCCCGGCTTGCAATGATGACGCGCGGCATGGACCCGCGTGGCCTGACGGAACAGGACGTGCAAAGAGTAGTCACAACCTTTGATGTGGAATGGGACTGA